A region from the Aphis gossypii isolate Hap1 chromosome 1, ASM2018417v2, whole genome shotgun sequence genome encodes:
- the LOC114121318 gene encoding cytochrome P450 6a2, producing MISCLIGFLFDTSVISAIVAIAAFLYYYSTNTHDKWQKLNIPHDRPWPLVGNTVKMLTLIEHQLATIDGIYKRFADKKYCGFYHMKTPFLMIRDPELINNILIKDFSYFPDRGFHKDPALNIIANGLFFLEGSKWKTMRQKLSPGFTSGKLKLTHDQIVACSDELMRFIKNKMIENNQIEVKETMGKYSTDVIGTCAFGLKLDTVKNEDSDFRSNARKIMKMNFRFLLTETVSPKILKFLGISEISPEATSFYTSAFREVIKYREENGIIRHDVAQSLIEARKELVLNSTDENKFKEEDIIANAIMMFLAGFEPVSSTLSFCLYQLALNQHVQDKMRDEMNSNLEQHGKLNNDFLVDLHYTDMVLAETGRMYAVTNALFREAVNTYHVPGGKLVIEKGTKIMIPFHSIHHDPKYYLDPYTFDPQRFSPEEKAKRSSGTYFPFGDGPRFCIGKRFAELEMKMVLSQILTTFYVLPCEKTEVPLKLQNGLPMMVAKNGIWLRFQSIS from the exons ATGATTTCTTGTCTGATCGGTTTTTTGTTCGACACATCCGTTATCAGTGCAATCGTGGCCATCGCGGCGTTTCTTTACTATTATTCGACCAACACGCACGACAAGTGGCAAAAGTTGAATATACCCCATGACCGACCGTGGCCGCTTGTAGGCAACACGGTGAAGATGTTGACTTTGATCGAACATCAGTTGGCCACTATCGATGGAATCTATAAACGGTTTGCCGACAAAAAATACTGCGGTTTTTATCACATGAAGACGCCGTTCCTGATGATCAGAGATCCAGAGctgatcaataatatattgattaaggATTTCTCGTACTTCCCGGATCGAGGTTTCCACAAGGATCCagcgttaaatataattgctaATGGGTTATTCTTCCTGGAAGGGTCTAAGTGGAAGACGATGAGACAGAAACTGAGCCCGGGGTTCACGTCAGGCAAGCTGAAGCTCACCCACGACCAGATAGTGGCGTGCAGCGATGAGCTGATGCGATTTATCAAgaataaaatgattgaaaacAATCAGATCGAAGTCAAGGAGACCATGGGAAAGTACTCGACAGACGTCATCGGGACGTGTGCATTTGGTTTGAAACTGGACACAGTCAAAAACGAGGATTCTGATTTCCGGTCGAACGCCCGGAAAATAATGAAGATGAACTTCCGGTTCTTGTTGACCGAAACGGTATcaccaaaaatattgaaatttttgggGATCTCCGAAATTTCACCCGAAGCTACTTCATTTTATACTTCGGCATTCAGAGAGGTCATCAAATACAGGGAAGAAAACGGCATAATCAGACATGACGTTGCACAGAGCTTAATAGAAGCGAGAAAAGAGTTGGTGCTTAATTCAACTGATGAAA ataaatttaaagaagaGGATATTATTGCGAATGCGATCATGATGTTTTTGGCCGGTTTTGAACCCGTGTCTTCCACGTTGAGTTTCTGTTTGTATCAGTTAGCACTTAACCAACACGTCCAGGACAAAATGCGTGACgaaatgaattcaaatttggAACAACACGGAAAACTGAACAATGATTTTTTGGTGGATCTTCATTATACCGATATGGTTTTGGCAG AAACTGGACGTATGTACGCAGTGACAAACGCGCTGTTTAGAGAAGCTGTGAACACATATCACGTACCTGGCGGCAAGCTGGTGATCGAAAAGGGAACCAAGATCATGATTCCTTTTCACAGTATTCATCACGACCCAAAGTATTACCTCGATCCGTATACCTTTGACCCGCAAAGGTTTTCACCGGAAGAAAAGGCGAAACGATCATCTGGTACTTACTTCCCGTTTGGCGACGGACCGCGATTTtgcatag GAAAACGATTCGCTGAATTAGAAATGAAAATGGTTTTGTCACAAATATTGACGACATTTTATGTATTGCCATGTGAAAAAACTGAAGTTCCGCTTAAGCTACAAAATGGATTACCTATGATGGTGGCCAAAAATGGCATTTGGTTACGTTTTCAATCCATTTCTTAA